A stretch of the Malus sylvestris chromosome 10, drMalSylv7.2, whole genome shotgun sequence genome encodes the following:
- the LOC126585926 gene encoding sodium/proton antiporter 1-like has protein sequence MASLSIGAHLPPSHHHHFKKRSLPFVSKTRSLFPSLRGIRGSRLLGNGLLARAEDKARDSSSSSSSPSAQQQKIKSSSDRELQELNPSSGSCDPLCSVDETSSQEFEASYRPKTDLLKAIAVFAAAGTGAVAINHSWVAANQDVAMALLFGIGYVGIIFEESLAFNKSGVGLLMAVSLWVVRSIGAPSTDIAVSELQHASAEVSEIVFFLLGAMTIVEIVDSHQGFKLVTDNITTRKPRTLLWVVGFVTFFLSSILDNLTSTIVMVSLLRKLVPQSEFRKLLGAVVVIAANAGGAWTPIGDVTTTMLWIHGQISTLETMKTLFIPASVSLAVPLALMSLTSEVSGKGPDASIVMASEQMAPRGQLVFSVGIGALVFVPVFKALTGLPPYMGMLLGLGVLWILTDAIHYGESERQKLKVPQALSRIDTQGALFFLGILLSVSSLEAAGILRELANYLDSHIPNIELIASSIGVVSAIIDNVPLVAATMGMYDLTSFPKDSEFWQLVAYCAGTGGSMLVIGSAAGVAFMGMEKVDFFWYLRKVSGFAFAGYAAGIAAYLAVQNLHISLPTTVAQVPFISGS, from the exons ATGGCTTCCCTCTCGATTGGGGCCCACTTGCCTCCatcccaccaccaccatttcAAGAAGCGCTCCCTCCCCTTTGTCTCTAAGACCCGCAGCTTATTTCCTTCTCTGCGTGGAATTCGAGGTTCCAGATTGCTCGGCAATGGCTTGCTGGCCAGAGCTGAGGACAAAGCACGAGattcgagttcttcatcttcttctccttcagcTCAGCAGCAGAAAATTAAATCCAGCTCCGATAGAGAGTTGCAG GAGTTGAACCCAAGTTCTGGATCATGTGATCCTTTATGTTCAGTTGACGAAACGAGCTCACAAGAATTTGAAGCCAGTTACCGGCCAAAAACTGATTTGCTGAAAGCTATTGCAGTATTTGCTGCAGCTGGAACAGGGGCAGTGGCAATTAACCATTCCTGGGTTGCTGCTAATCAG GACGTTGCCATGGCATTGCTGTTTGGAATAGGATATGTGGGCATAATTTTTGAAGAATCTCTGGCCTTCAACAAAAGTGGAGTAGGTTTGTTAATGGCTGTGAGCTTGTGGGTAGTAAGAAGTATTGGG GCTCCTTCAACTGATATAGCTGTCTCAGAATTACAACATGCATCTGCTGAAGTCAGTGAAATAGTGTTTTTCTTGCTTGGTGCAATGACAATTGTAGAGATAGTTGATTCACATCAAGGATTTAAGCTGGTTACTGACAATATAACCACTCGAAAGCCAAGGACGCTCCTTTGGGTG GTGGGTTTTGTGACTTTTTTCCTTAGTTCAATTCTTGACAACCTGACGTCCACCATTGTCATGGTTTCTTTATTGCGAAAGCTAGTTCCTCAGTCAGAATTTCGCAA GCTTTTAGGAGCTGTTGTTGTCATAGCAGCAAATGCTGGTGGTGCGTGGACTCCCATTGGTGATGTTACCACTACTATGCTGTGGATACACGGTCAGATATCCACATTGGAGACAATGAAG ACCTTGTTTATACCTGCATCCGTTTCTCTTGCTGTTCCTCTGGCGCTAATGTCCCTGACTAG TGAAGTAAGCGGGAAAGGACCAGACGCGTCCATTGTCATGGCATCTGAACAGATGGCACCTCGGGGACAGCTTGTTTTCTCTGTAGGTATTGGAGCTTTGGTTTTTGTTCCAGTGTTCAAGGCCCTAACCGGGTTGCCTCCTTACATGGGTATGCTTCTGGGACTCGGAGTCCTTTGGATTCTGACTGATGCTATACATTATGGTGAATCGGAAAGACAGAAGTTAAAAGTGCCACAGGCTTTGTCAAGGATTGACACTCAAGGAGCACTGTTCTTCCTTGGCATCCTATTGTCGGTTAGCAG CCTGGAGGCAGCAGGAATTCTTCGGGAATTAGCTAATTACCTGGATTCTCACATTCCCAATATTGAACTGATTGCAAGTTCAATAGGAGTAGTATCGGCAATTATAGACAATGTTCCACTGGTCGCTGCAACTATGGGAATGTACGACCTCACTTCCTTTCCCAAGGATTCTGAGTTTTGGCAGCTGGTTGCATATTGTGCTGGTACTGGTGGCTCCATGTTAGTTATTGGCTCTGCAGCTGGGGTTGCTTTTATGGGGATGGAAAAGGTGGACTTCTTCTGGTACTTGCGGAAG GTGAGTGGTTTTGCTTTTGCCGGTTATGCCGCTGGTATCGCTGCCTATTTAGCAGTTCAAAACCTCCACATCTCCCTACCGACGACAGTAGCTCAGGTTCCTTTCATTTCTGGTTCATGA